The following coding sequences lie in one Hydrogenophaga sp. PBL-H3 genomic window:
- a CDS encoding protein-disulfide reductase DsbD family protein, which yields MPSPTEFRAFAVLRLLGAWLLAAAVPLGVAAQGLLGGTPASVTVVQSDQARAEIVAHAPDGAGPGQKIWVGLQLTHAPEWHTYWKNAGDSGLPTELRWTLPPGVTAGDIAWPTPRKFPIGTLANYGFDGTVVLPVPLTVSPDFKGDSIDVKLYAAWLVCRKECIPEEGNFTLSIPVQGSTGSFGAAFEASLRAAPKDQPVADSRLQPDEGFLKVSLANLPAAWRGKALEFYPETTGLIEPGAPWTQAWDGARWTARVPLSPHRSESPAQLALVVAEANPPGHGPGSPGARLDVPVQGAWPAVAPLPAAVPDALQAALDANTARAAAPANNATSLSLGAALLGALLGGLILNLMPCVFPVLAIKVMAFAKHANDRAAHRANGLAYSAGVVLSFAALGGLLLGLRAAGEQLGWGFQLQSPAVVAGLAVLFTLIGLNLAGLFEFGSVLPSRLASLQARNPTVDAFLTGVLATAIASPCTAPFMGASLGLAIGLPAAQALAVFAVLGLGMALPYLAASWIPAVARALPRPGAWMDTFRRGMAFPMFATVVWLLWVLGQQSGIDGAAGLLMLLVVLALLVWSLGLRGRSRTALAGLSLAGLAWLGWAVGPHVTRLQETTPGQAVATAVQGVSWQAWSPETQASLVAEGRPVFVDFTAAWCVTCQYNKRTTLADAAVLGDIAGKNVALLRADWTRRDPAVTAALTTLGRNGVPVYAIYKTGQAPQVLSEVLSVEEVRAALSRL from the coding sequence ATGCCCTCTCCCACCGAATTCAGAGCTTTCGCCGTCCTTCGCCTGCTGGGCGCGTGGCTGCTTGCCGCCGCTGTGCCCCTGGGCGTGGCCGCGCAGGGCCTGCTGGGCGGAACCCCGGCCAGCGTGACCGTGGTGCAGAGCGACCAGGCGCGCGCCGAGATCGTGGCTCATGCGCCCGACGGCGCCGGGCCGGGCCAGAAGATCTGGGTCGGCCTGCAGCTCACCCACGCACCCGAATGGCACACCTACTGGAAGAACGCTGGCGACTCCGGCCTGCCCACCGAGCTGCGCTGGACCCTGCCGCCCGGTGTGACGGCTGGCGACATCGCCTGGCCCACGCCGCGCAAGTTCCCCATCGGCACCCTGGCCAACTACGGCTTTGACGGCACCGTGGTGCTGCCGGTGCCCCTGACCGTGAGCCCCGACTTCAAGGGCGACTCGATCGACGTGAAGCTTTACGCGGCCTGGCTGGTCTGCCGCAAGGAGTGCATTCCGGAAGAGGGCAACTTCACACTGAGCATTCCGGTGCAGGGCTCCACCGGCAGCTTTGGTGCTGCCTTCGAGGCCAGCTTGCGGGCCGCGCCCAAAGACCAGCCCGTGGCCGACAGCCGCCTGCAGCCCGACGAGGGATTTCTCAAGGTGTCGCTGGCCAACCTGCCCGCTGCCTGGCGTGGAAAGGCGCTGGAGTTCTACCCCGAGACCACCGGCCTGATCGAGCCCGGCGCACCCTGGACCCAGGCCTGGGACGGTGCGCGCTGGACCGCGCGTGTGCCGCTCTCGCCGCACCGCAGCGAAAGCCCTGCGCAGCTCGCGCTGGTGGTGGCCGAGGCCAACCCGCCCGGCCACGGGCCCGGCTCGCCCGGTGCGCGGCTCGATGTGCCGGTGCAAGGCGCCTGGCCAGCGGTGGCGCCCTTGCCGGCCGCCGTGCCCGATGCATTGCAGGCCGCCCTGGACGCCAACACCGCGCGCGCCGCCGCACCGGCGAACAACGCGACTTCGCTTTCCCTGGGCGCAGCCCTGCTGGGCGCACTGCTTGGCGGCCTGATCCTCAACCTCATGCCCTGCGTGTTCCCGGTGCTGGCCATCAAGGTCATGGCGTTTGCCAAACACGCCAACGACCGCGCGGCCCACCGCGCCAACGGCCTGGCCTACAGCGCTGGCGTGGTGCTGTCGTTTGCTGCGCTCGGCGGTTTGCTGCTGGGCCTGCGCGCCGCGGGCGAGCAGCTCGGCTGGGGCTTCCAGCTGCAGAGTCCGGCCGTGGTGGCGGGGCTGGCCGTGCTGTTCACACTGATCGGCCTGAACCTGGCCGGCCTGTTCGAGTTTGGCAGCGTGCTGCCCAGCCGCCTGGCCAGCCTGCAGGCCAGGAACCCGACGGTGGATGCCTTCCTCACCGGCGTGCTGGCCACGGCCATCGCTTCGCCCTGCACCGCGCCGTTCATGGGCGCCTCGCTAGGCTTGGCAATCGGCCTGCCGGCTGCGCAGGCGCTGGCCGTGTTTGCGGTGCTGGGCCTGGGCATGGCCCTGCCGTACCTGGCCGCCAGCTGGATCCCGGCCGTGGCGCGCGCCCTGCCCCGCCCCGGCGCGTGGATGGACACCTTCCGCCGCGGCATGGCCTTCCCGATGTTCGCCACCGTGGTCTGGCTCCTGTGGGTGCTCGGCCAGCAAAGCGGCATCGACGGCGCGGCCGGCTTGCTCATGCTGCTGGTCGTGCTGGCCTTGCTGGTCTGGTCGCTCGGCCTGCGCGGGAGAAGCCGCACGGCCCTGGCGGGCCTGTCGCTCGCCGGCCTGGCCTGGCTGGGCTGGGCGGTGGGCCCCCATGTGACGCGCCTGCAGGAAACCACACCCGGCCAGGCGGTGGCCACCGCCGTGCAGGGCGTGAGCTGGCAGGCCTGGAGCCCCGAAACGCAGGCCAGCCTGGTGGCCGAAGGCCGCCCGGTGTTTGTGGATTTCACCGCCGCCTGGTGCGTGACCTGCCAGTACAACAAGCGCACCACGCTGGCCGATGCGGCCGTGCTGGGTGACATTGCCGGCAAGAACGTGGCGCTGCTGCGCGCCGACTGGACGCGCCGCGACCCGGCCGTGACCGCCGCGCTGACCACGCTGGGCCGCAACGGCGTGCCGGTGTACGCGATCTACAAGACCGGACAGGCACCGCAGGTGCTGTCCGAAGTGTTGAGTGTGGAGGAGGTCCGCGCGGCGCTGTCCAGGCTTTGA